TTAAAAATTTTAGGTGTTCAACATTCAAAACATTCAAAACATTCAAAACAGGTTTCAAGTTTTTTGGTTGGTACTTCTTCACTTGATTGGATTTTTCCACTTTtataatttgtttttaaaaggTTTTCATAAAAGGATGCATGCACCACTCCTCCATTTATAGGAGTGGTCCCCTCTTGTTGGACCATTTCTTTCGCTTTTGTTCAAAATCATACGTAGCATAGTTTACTCAAAactactttctctctctctctctctctcttgtttaacATTTTGTGAGTTCTTCTTGACTGTTGAGCACTATCTTGTTTTATATAGGATTGGTTTGTAAGTGAACCTGATTTGCACTTATAGGGGACATACAATCTTAAGGAAAGTGACCTATTGACACGTCTTAgtcttcttgttgtttttcaATTAATGTGATTGAGATCCAAATACCAACTTACTCTCCAAGTGTAACATTATTTGAAGATTTATTTGTCATAAGATAAGTCTTATCTTATTCTAATAGAggtatttattttttacaaGGTGATTTTTCCATGCATGCGGTAGAATTTTTACCTTGGAGAATGAATTAAGGCTATTTTTACCAGAAGTTTTTACATTAGCTTAGCAAAGTCTCTTACCAACCTATGATTATAAGTGGTTACCCAAGAACACACGCAATTACGTATGCGGAAAATTGAATTGTTCAGTTGGTTAAGCGCCTGTCTCGTCCTAATAGGCCTGGGCCTTGGTCAGTCAGACTATTATGAACCTATAataggatcaggatcgtctctagggagGCGTGTGCCTAGGGTGCTGTCAAGGGAGATCCAATGGTTGAGCTgtaccgcacacatctcgacgcATGACTAGGGAACAACGCAATGGCTAACAGCAAgttgggcgtgctgggctccctagagacgagctaAAGTCATGATTATAAGTGATCACCTAAGAACACACAAAATTACGTGTGCAAACAATTGAACTACTCAGTTGGGTTAAGTGCATTTCTTGTCCTAACAGGCCTGGGCCTTGGTCTGGAGTTCGAATCCTCCCCCATGTTTGCAGTGCTAGTTGTTACTGCCGCCCTCTTTGGGTCACACCCCCCACCTCCTGCACGCCCTACTCTTGGGACGCCACCCTTGGATGCTCTCTTGATACGCCAACCTAGTGGCCTACGGGAAGTTCATCTGTTcatgtttaaaccagatcaaacCTTGATGGTGGAGATGCAAGGGTGAGGAGGAGAGATGCAGATGACCAGGAGCAGTGTTTTCAAACTCGATGTGTACTGGAATCATTTCGAACCAACTGGTTATTAGCAATCTAAGGGTGAAACTGAGATCGACCCAGGAATCAGTTATGTAATCACTCCGATTCAGCTGAAAATATAAAGGAAACAATTAAGGATTCACCATTCCAATTCAAGCTGCAGCGATCACAAATGGTGGAAAAATCAGGATCGGTTTCAGTTGATTCAGTTACGAATCGACTAATTCACCGATCTGATtcctgatttttgaaaccctgaccaagagggagagggagatgcAGGAAGGGGAGCTGgtggaaggaaggaagaggataCAAGGggtaatttaaaaattaaaattaacagaagaaactagaaagagagGTGGAAATTTGTTTTCCATGCTAAGATTTGGAACAGGGGAGTTTTGAGTGAAATAAAAGGCTAGTACAGGAGAATGATTGTAAATAATtaacccatttattataaaggGTCCACTAGTGATGCTCGAGTCTCTAAATCCCAACCAACCTGACAACCAAACACCCACTCCACCAAGTTGCATTTACCCTGCAACCCAACCATTTCAAATCTGTTCCCACAACCTTTTTAAAGCAACTACTCACCAAATGCTTCATGCCATGCTGACTCCTTGGACTCTCAGTTCAATCCAGTGTAAAATGTACACACCAATCTCCCACCTCTGTGATATCCACTGATTAACCATGGCCATAATCTGGATGAACTGGAATTTTTTGAGGTTCTTTCTCACTGAAACTGAAGTCACAAGGAAACCCACCTTCTGGATCTCCAGGTGACATGCCACATATCAGATTAGATTAGGTGAGGTTTCCCAGTCATGGCTAATTATAAATTGTAGTATATTGCCCAGACATCTGGGCTGAAAGGGTAAGTCCAATTCAATCCAATTAACTCAAACCACCATATACATTATATTAGGTACTAAACCGATACACCAcctccagagctgatggaacacgttaaatcaagccctttaacttATCTCATACAAGGCTGACATAATCTaacgcccatacactagagtggaccCCATTAGGCACAACACATTTTCAATAATCTCTCTCTCAGCTGGCATCACAAAATTAGCTGCTTGATTTGGTCAAACTGGCATTTAAGTTATCAAATGTTGGTTTCAAATTCATTTGATACCATAACATACACAAGGCCCTATGTAATCACATGAATCGTCTCACATTCCAATTAAAGACATATATTTCCAATATATTCTGCAGTATTAAAAACTAGTATGTACAGATTACAACATCAGGATACTGATACGGATGCATAAACAAGATGCACATGGAGCATCAGAGTCTTgcagaagaatcaaagaaaggtcaaagaagaaaaaaaggaactcatttataatttaaaaccTGAAACTTTTATCCGAGACACTAAATTCAACTATCATTTCCTTGAGATCCAATCCAAAAAGACAGCTCCTGCAACTTTCTTTGACTAATCAGATCACTTGTCCTACAATTAGCATGAGTAGTGAATCAGATTTTATCATCACAGGAACAGATAATAACTTAAGTACCAAGTTCTGACAGTGTACCCAATGTCTACAGTATCACTCAATCTATTATTTAAGTATTCTAGTAATTAACAAGAACAGGAAGTAATATAAAAACTTCCAAAATTTTCACAAAATGGAAAACAAGTtgaattttgagaaaatcttggTGTCAGAACTTTAATTGCAGAAGGATGAACACCACTTTCAATCTCATGATTTTCAGTTAAGTAGAAATACTACACATCCTTAATAAtgtctttttcccttattattatcaTTTTGTTGGGAATTAATGCTTCAGGTAAACAAATAAACTAAACTGCCAACTCTCACTTAATCCAGCAAAAGAAAGGGGGGAAATTTTATATTGCACATTTCTGTAGCTCTAAAACAGTTGAAAAGGCATCCAAACTGTAATAGATTTAATACTAGAGAATCTAAAATAATTTCAATCTATACTTTTCATAAACAAATCAAATTAAGAAGTAATGCTTAGAGGTATTTTAGGCAGTAGATACATATTAGATTGCAATGCCATCAAGGCTTGAGGTAAGCTTTCTCTGCACAAATGGCCATGGATTGGTGCTTAGAAGTTGTCAAAGTCCATCCCTAGGGTTCACTAAATGATTAATCAAAAAACCTGCAAGTCTCTGTCCTCTGTGTTCAAGACAGTATCACCCcaaatttcaaaaccaaaaaaaaaatcaactaggaggagaaaaaaacaaGTACTGAATTTAAGCATCCTTCTCCAAATATAGAAAATTTCTAGAGGCTTTTCCATTTCCACGAGAAGGAGAAATCTATTGAAGAAACATGTAAAAAATATAATGTCGGGTTAAAAAATAGGGAAATATGCACATAAACAGACAGGATCATGCCTGACAAGTAAGTCAAATTGACTTAATAAATGTAAAAGAAAGCCCCCAAATTTAACTAATATATCTTCAACCCTCAGAAGAGGATGACCTATGTGCAAATGCAGATGGAGAAGCCTATAATTTTCCAATGTGGGAATAGCCAAGATCCACAAGATGAGAGAAAGAATGAACAGTAAGCTTCCCTCCATAAACTTCTACTCAGGCTTCAGTCATCTGAACTAAACCTTATGACAACTACTTGGAGTTAGCAAAGAATTTCACATTAATTATAAACCGAAAGTGAGAAGGAATCCAATTCTCTTAGTATGGTAAATCATCTAATGGCCTGTATTCCTGAATCTAGATATTGGGTCTAGTTAGGTTGATTGGTTACCATTATTGATTATTATCTGCTAAATGAATGTAACCCCACAAATTTACTCCCACTCTCCCAGAACTATATGTGAAAATGATTGAATCTCCTGCAATTCCTTTAGTAAAGAAACCTGTTCAGTCCTTTTCTGATCTCACAAATTCAACAGAGATTACACCAGaagttgtttttcttcttcttctttttttgaaggaggggggggggggggggattgtcaAGACCTGTCATTGTATAAGTTGTTATTAACCTTGTTATAAGAGTTTGGCTATCATATTTACGAGAAAGCTATAACGCAATTTTGCTTCCCTCTCCAGCTTTTCCAACTAAATCTAAAGTAGATGTTTCTCTTGTTCACTCTTAAGATATGTCAACGCCTCCAAGAGAGTGAAGACATTATGTTCATCAATTCAGATTCTTCAAGAAGAACTAATGACTTTTACACCAAACATATCACTCTTTCCTCAGAGGCATTAGCACTCAAGTCCTCATCAAAGCCACACATATCTTTTAATCTTACATACAATTACATAGACTTTGCAATATGTATAGGATGCACAAATTGGATCAGGACTAGAAAAGTGGCTAacacagaagaaagaaaggtagaATTTCCATTGGTATtagtaaaaaggaaaaaatagattGATAGCTTAAAGATAAAGAACGAGAGTAGGACATATCCTAGCCTTAAGAACTTCTCCTATAGGAAAGCTGAGGGCCAGACCTGGCTTTATGCCTGTGTAgtacaaaatttcaaataattaGCTATATGCAGGAATGGAGTACTTAAGTTGACTCAAAGAACAGAGGGTGAAACATAAAGCTCACCAAAAGCCAAACTCACACAAGTGCATACCTAGTACAGAGGATTGAACAAAATGATGTTAAAAATGATTCAGAACTAATTGAATATGGAATCAATACCCAACAAAATAAGGAGGAAACATGAAGCAATCAAGCAACTTAGTAGGATAAGCAAACATGAAGCAATCAAGCAACAACAGACAATCTCccaccatcccccccccccccccccccaaaaaaaaaaaaaaacccgggAAAGAAATTCCGGAGACAAAGTTCCCAATAACCAATCTTAGTGGGATAAGCAAACATGAAGCAATCAAGCAACAACAGACAAGCTTCCAAGAATAATACCCATATTCTAGATACAACTTCGATCTATACTGAGTGATAAACAAAAATAAGTAGATTTCTCTACAGGATTCATAGTAGTTTCAGTACTAAATTTACAAAGCAAGAAGTTCATTAACAAGTAAAACACATCAAGAATTAATTGAAAGGCCCATGAATCTAGCATTTTGATGATTTCAGGTTCAGATCCTCAGACATACAGAAGCTACAAGAGCCAAAACGCATATAGAGAAACACAGACTCAGAGAAATACCAACAATCACCACCATCCATTCACCACTTGGGTGTATCTGTCCTTGAGCCACCTAAAGCTCTTTCTCAAGGATCCCTTCGCTTTCCCCTCCACAGCATACACCTTGTAGCTAGCaaccctcttcttcctctgcagCTCAGGATCATTAAAGCTCCAACTTTTTGAGGACACAGCAGTGCTTTTCGCTTTCTTTAACTTCACCTCTTTGCCCATCTGGGTTTGATGTGCAGAAGAGGCATAAGAAGCACTGTAACTACGAAGATCATGCATACCATACGAAGTGGGTCTGCTACCATTGTAGCTTTCCATTTGCATCCTGCCATCCCCGCATGAATTAGATCTGAAATCTTCCATGAAAACAGACAGAAAGATCGAAAGATGTGGTAGAATTCGGAGTTTTGAACAGTAGTGGGGGAATAAAAGGGAGGAGAGAAGGGAAAAGACGATATAAACAAAGACAAAGGAGAGCAGATTGGAATGAAGAGTCTTTGACTCTTTGCTCAATTGGAAACAGCCGAACTGCTCTATATGACGTTGTAACGCTTCCACTGTGCAAGTCGTCTATGAACTGCTGACCTTAATAACTCTGAAGTGGGTGGATACCACGGGGATTAGTTAGAAGCGGCGTTAAACGTTATGAGGGACTGTTCTGGATAGTAGAACAagtaatcttcttttgattctttcttGTTTTAAGCCCTCGTTTGTTTGCAAGAAAAAAGAGGTGAGAATGAAATACTCAAAAGGGTGAGAcgagggctgcaacagggtcaggttgggctgggctttattAAGTCTCAAAAAAATGTGAAAGAGGCGGCTTGAACCAAAGACCTTCTAGTAGCAATTGGCTTTTATACACCACAAACTACCAAGTACACTCAGGActtgattatatataataacttatattttttaataaataaaaaattttttaCATGGCCAAAAttcagggtcaaaatcaaggTCGGACtgagcccgaggtctcaaccctaacctgacccgacccgaccctgactcagggccaaaaatctTAACCCGAGCcatgttcgggctcagggcgagccagggcgggttcaggccgatagggccaaacttgcaaccCTAGTGAGACCTATCTCTATAATGGGGTGAGGgaataagaaaggaaaggggAAGGGGAGGATGGAAATTGTTGGCCTCacatattaaaataattaatttcttttttccccctcaaACTTTCATCAAAATGATGGGACTttagggaggggaggggagagatggGCTGCCACCTAGGCAGACAATTCCCCTTAGATTAAACATTTTTGTCCCTTCAATTCTCCCCCTGGTATCTAaacaacttttggaattttatgaaaaaatataaaattctcccacccctttttatttaaggattttcttattgactaaataatttgttattttatttttgggatataatattttttaatgagggtaaaaatgtcattttacatcttttgataatgacataataataTACTactttcaaaattattttttaaaacctttatatacccttatctttttaaattattttttaaaactctttTATACTGTTATCTTGAATAACTTGTGGTAATACGACAATGGGAGAGGTTTTGTGCACGATCATGCACACAACCGTCATATGgaggtgaggggggggggggtgcaccATATATCTTTATCCCCCATCCAAGGGTTGTGTGGATGGCggtgcacaaaaccttttgccacAAGACAATAAGCAATTAAATGCAGGTGTTAAGTTTTAAATACAcatatagaggtgtcattcagacacttGTGGCgaagatattttcaaaattatttgaaaatagTATACCATTATGCAATTCTCAAGGCATATTGTGTTGCATGTTTTTCCAAGTACATGTGTGAAATAATATGATTTCGCCATTACTTAAAGGTAATGTGTATCatactaaaaaattaaaaaaataggattacaaattatttgatacctAAAGAGGTGTTAATACGAAAAATCCCAtagttaaaagttaaaaatacacAATAGAATTTTATACATCAATGGGGGATCTACACAACATAGGTGTGTAATGGAATCTCACTCTAAAATTTGTTCCTTCTAAATGCAATTACCTAGGTGAACCTAGGGTTTTTGGTGCATAcgattatttttgttggaaCATTAATTATGATATCTTATTGATTGTTGGATGAGGTGGGAAGCATCTTAACCGTTAGTTACTACTATCCTAGATCACATGTGATCCACTGCCCCATATGCTGGCCATTGCAAACCCACATTTGTCAGTCGTTGATCAACCCTACATTCGTTCGCTACAAACCCCACAAAAGTATTGGGAAAACAAACCATTTTCCCATGTGTGCAAGTTAATTGAGATATATAAATGCTTACCTGACAGGTTTGATTTGATAgatctcttttttgttttttgtatgtGAAAGGAAATATAATTAATAGAAAATCGAGATGTCTTCAGTTACATCACCCTGGAGGCAGTGAGTGCGTGCAGTTTATGTTAAATGGTGTGCAATAGAAATATCATGCCTTGATTGATTTTTTAAGGATACAGACATCtttaaacttaaataaaagAGTTTTGATATTAAATAAAAGTGTAAATAGTTGTCACGGCCAAGAATAGCCAGCTGGAGTTGATAGCCACTGCATTATGTTGAGTGAATCTGTCCAAATTtctattctccttcttcccaATGAAATTGCACTTTGGATTCCTTGTTCGATTCCTCTTGCTTCTGCTTCCCGTGCATCCAAAATCCTTGGTTGCAGAAATGAGTTCATGGTCAGAGAAAATTACTGCCGCCCAAACCCCGATAGTTTGACAGATCTCTTGAGTCAGACGGGGGTTTGCTGGGATCCTCCTCACATTAAATGAGAGAGAACCACATAAAAAGGCAGTagtacagagagagagagagagagagagagagtcaaaatGACTCAATCCAAGGATCAAATGTGCTAATAGTGCAGTGAGTCACCCTGAAGAGTTGCTTTTGTGATATTAGCAAATTCTTATAATCAACTTCTCACATAATCTTTACAATTAgtcattttaataattttattttatggataATCAATTTAATTGGTATTTAGAATATGTAAACATGTTGCCCATCGCACAATCTATTGATCAAGTAAACTATAAAGTTAAATATATTTGCGTATGTGACAATGCATGGATCTCTAAACtaattgagaaatttttagTATCTTTGGGATTAACAATGGAAtataatttaaataaagtatGGGAATATAATTGAAATGAGACCCAAATATATCATATTTCTAATTCAATATTTGTATCccatctatcttttttttttatgagaaaaaaataacGAAGCatatatgaaattttatttcaataaatTAGTTATTAATATTAACATAATTCCACTTACTCATGCTTACTCTATTTAGAACACAGTTGGAAACCCAGGTTTTTTGACTCGATTcgtctttcaaaaaaatttggtgaCTCGGCCCTGTCAAACCCGGTCAAAACGagtcatgttttttatttttcttatacagtaaatatgtataaattagtaaaaaatcagTAAAACATGggaaaaccaggaaaaaaaatcaaggaaacaCAGATAATTGCATTTTGAGTtcataccattgaacaagagaaggaagtcgaggagttgagggttttttattgttttagaatatggattttctattttactcaactcagtttctaagtgaattggctttatgatttaaaaaaaaactactatactcgtcgagtttgtcatgactcgaGTAAAAATATCGCATCGTATTTAACTCGGACATTTATGACCTAGTCTTGCCATTCTTTACCTTAACGTAGTCTACACGATTCTTGACcaggtttttcaaaattttgactcaactcGAATGACTTGTCCCGGTCAAAATCCAATTTTTCAACTATGATTTATAATGAAAGTTTTCTTTGGAGTTTACattatttaaaatattaaataatataaAACTATTATTATAGAACTTCAAATTAGAAATAGACTGATCTGGTCAAATATCAATTACTTTAGAACATACTCCACATGCTTCAtgcaaaaaatatagaaaagtcAAGTCAAATACATATTAATTTAGAATATATTCCACATGCTTCATGCTAATACTACTCAACGTATAGTTTGACCTTTCATTGGGTTATATTTTGACGATCAAATATTTCATACATTATATTAATATTTTAGTAGAGGGCGGGATTTTGTGCAtcgtaaggttgttccattgtgaccaagcgGTCATTGGTTCATGTATAGAAACActctctctgcaaaagcaggggtaacgCTGCCCTTCGCAGACCCTGCAATGGTGGTAATCTCATGCACTAggtttgataattttttttctattaatatTTTAGTGGTTTCTTGTTAGAATTGATCAATGTGTATAATTAAGGACGTTTCTCGAATTAATACCTTTTCCAATTATAAAATGATTTGCaattaaacctttttttttgaaaaagtaaTCTTTGTTCTAATCTTATATCATCACATGTTAAGATGATATTCAACAACAAAACCAGTTGTAAGACCGCATGAAAAGTCCCACAAATGGTGAGATATAATTGAAATAGGCCACTAAATTTGAAATATTGCATATGACAGAAtcaatataatttaaaaaagggtaatttacacataccatccctgaggtttgacaaaaggataattttatccttcagttttgaaaatttttgcgtacccccttgaggtttgcaaacgataACAAATAAGCACATTCCGTAAGTTTAtaactaacaacgttaaaaatttaaagtgaactaacaaaattgcccttgtaagaaaacaaaagaaaaaaaaaaaaaaaaaaaaaaaaaaaacctgcaactcatcttctgaGTTGCAGGTATGGGGAACACCATGGAAACCAAGATAGTGGCACGGAGCAATTTGGAGCAGAGTCTACCCAAATTAGATTCCTCTCTTTAAATCATGTCTTTCATTATGATTTCTTAAATCTGAGTTCATAATACTGTTCTGGTTTCATCAATGAATAGTTTGTTAATCCTGTTCTAAATCATTAAGTTTCCGCCATCGATTTCAGAAATCCTATTTCAAGTCTGATTTCTAAAAACTTCAGTATCTGATTCTGGAATCTGATCTACTATTTTGTTCCTGCTATCTGTTACTGGTTTGTTCAACTTTTCAAGTTCTTACCTCTGATTAGAACCCTAATCAATCTTGCAATTATGCAGAAATTGAACTATCCTACTCCTAGTAGGATTACTCAATATCTGTGGATATGTCAATCAAAATCAGACCAAGCTTTATAGGATTAATCTTCCCTAAGATCGGATCCTTCGACCAGGATTTGAGCTTAAATCATCGCTCCATTTCAAAAGTGTATAGACAAAGGGTGAAATCGGGCTGCTTTGTGAAAGGCCCTTGGAACTTCTAGAAACAGCTGGGAGACATCCATAAAGGAAAACATACATTCTTCAATCCAGCTCCTCAATTTGATCCTGAATTTTTCGCTTGTCGTGTCACTGTCTTGGTTTCCATGGTGTTCtccatacctgcaactcatcttcccccaaacgatttggggaagataagttgcaggtttttttatattttatatttttttgtttttttacaagggtaattttgtcagttccctttaaatttttaacattggattggacttatttgttaccgtttgcaaacttCAGGAGGGTGggataaaattatcctttcatcaaacctcaggggtgatatgtgtaaattattctttaaaaaaaaatatcaatgaaTTCTCTGTCATGTGTCAGAAATAAGGGTAGATTTCAAAATGACTCAAACACTACTATTGTGAAGAACTTATCATGTCAATTTAAAGTATGGGGGTGTTCTTTGTGGGGGGAACGTAGAGGCCATGCATACACGACAACCAAAGAGAGTGTGCGTGTTGGTATCTCAGGGGCGGGATTTATGTTTTTCATGATTGCCCCCACTATGTCTGGGTGTGGCCCGTGTCCCCAGAGAACTTTTCTCTTTAAAGTATATAATCCCTTTTTATACCCCACAATTCATTATCCGGAGCCACTAGTGGTTGATGGCTTGATCAGTTGATCATGATCCTTTACTTCGAATAAAAGCAAAGCATTCCTTTTTAAAGCACTGACATGTAAATATGCTTTTTCACATTTCCTAGTGTTAAGTAAGGATTGTATAAAATATGGTTGATAGAAATTAGATGCAAATCTGGGTAAGTTTATCGTGCTTCTCTACTTTTGGGCTTCTAGAAGTAAGCTTCTCAAGTCAAAAAATGAATGTCAATTGGAATATTTAATGCTTAAAACACAAGAAGCCTAGAAATCCAGTTTAGAATTTGGATGGTTTCTCGGATTTAAACGGTAAAGATTCAAAATGATATATTTTTATTGGCTGTACAATTTAAATCCTAAATGTTGGTTTGTCAAAAGCCACCCAAATCTTATAAACCACCCTAAAATTTATCCTATCAAGCACTCGAAAATCCTTATACTTCTAAAACTTATCATATGATCAATAAACTATAGTTGTTGGCATTATTTTTAggttaagattttttttttttatgaataaaaatttaattacaaaaaaagaagaggaataaaCAAGCCCTAGGGCCAACAACAAAGAAGCTAGAGACTAGCTAGTGCGCAACATGGAAGTAAAAAGgtcccaggagacaacaataagcttGTTCCTTGAGGTATCCTTAACACCAGCGAGGGGG
The sequence above is a segment of the Telopea speciosissima isolate NSW1024214 ecotype Mountain lineage chromosome 7, Tspe_v1, whole genome shotgun sequence genome. Coding sequences within it:
- the LOC122668987 gene encoding uncharacterized protein LOC122668987, which produces MEDFRSNSCGDGRMQMESYNGSRPTSYGMHDLRSYSASYASSAHQTQMGKEVKLKKAKSTAVSSKSWSFNDPELQRKKRVASYKVYAVEGKAKGSLRKSFRWLKDRYTQVVNGWW